A single window of Oreochromis aureus strain Israel breed Guangdong linkage group 7, ZZ_aureus, whole genome shotgun sequence DNA harbors:
- the camsap1a gene encoding calmodulin-regulated spectrin-associated protein 1a isoform X3 — MDVEVSAGRDSTWRRAAAATADDDGGGGGGGGGVMEAQVVPLELYDSARAKIDANLRWLFAKAYGTDHVPADLRDPFYTDQYEQEHIKPPIIRMLQSGELYCRVCGLILHAEQAASLQNHQSVIQALSRKGIYVLETDNTPVSDLDLSASPIKMSAHIHLIDSLMMAYTVEMISIEKVVSSVKRLTFSASKELPYDLEDAMLFWINKVNIKLREITEKECKMKQHLLESPSHQKVRYRRDHLSGRTLQHFPLLDDLLKDVCDGTALLAVIHFYCPELVRLEDICLKEVPSIGESVYNIQLLREFSNEYLNKCFYLKPEDLLYSPPVLKNNVMVFIAELFWWFESVKPDFVQPRDLQEIRDVRLLLQPKTSRSYVPISNITTRSFLTSSHSADTLATPTSPDLSTKSSSTSPSLLPLRQRQQKVVEETTSDIRHRPNSLIGPDVQHQGSKMAWPDRRARPLSQPAPYALHFAPEDDADSISLARSISKDSLASNIMSITPKHMLGAGLSQHRLSGQSLLSHMRIEDEEEEIEEEELVAVIHPSVFSRHRIGSNMEQDELEMQSAAPASKVCNASRPPCFDAGPFTLDCRGDSYYLEPLLPAIPKMAKEKSISLNKQEESGESRCRGMGNARNAITSVQWTSQRKSPSACTPTQVVESVPSSLRQLIEDSAVDSQPGKKQSEGFFLHLSDEPDQHSSFSTDCMPEAGPDSDSDIADLEEDEEEEDQMELMKEEVKGGRGKCPEEDDTAEFGEGESAKLREDMKVSEREDKEDCSGRSSPCPSTISWASSCSASGSASVKMTSFAERKLLKLGLRDGYSSTSSSQKTTPDGSDVAPCPPWQLRNDSASGLLGKEPSTVMGKNTALSSPVVPSELLQLHMQLEEQRRAIEYQKKKMETVSARQRLKLGKAAFLNIVKKGGGRSDTLPLPLKHSKESLELTSADRNKAKSQTSRDDSCLDALKVQTKGGQREEGPMNTDNRLNALSQDNGAEPDINECSRSIELLNEAISSIQQQMMQLSLQQNLLMKQSVASPPDSVPPGPSTPPDTNPTQQTPSTSDSRSYAVHFVDISGDCAAPTRRPPKLSSSQRSKASELKQSKENSKSVKKSNIQLPECAEGEEVESTAESSRTERSLQRNTTFRVQDSAGEGTGRLSDKLKSPDPPVISSTTQSPSQDGEREEDAAVRSRTEVASGEESTRVKGQLIEVDLSELKDPLEDGSVDTPDCVAEGEQKNVLGFFFKDDEKAEDEMAKRRAAFLLKQQRKAEEARLRKLQQEAESELKRDEARRKAEEDRIRKEEEKARRELIKQEYLRRKQQALMEEQGLVKPRPRTKARRNRPKSLHREEYSGLSKGSATRNSLKVSMLIKAQDSAAGCRGADLSCSHRGSTLSLATDADSVISGGAESNRAGSVCSMESFPLSRASSRNMERDWENGSIASSITSNEYTGPKLFKEPSSKSNKPIIINAIAHCCLAGKVNEVQKNVVLEELEKCESNHLIILFRDGGCQFRAIYSYSPDTEEIIKFSGTGPRIINRKMIDKLYKYSSDRKQFTVIPAKTVSVSVDALTIHNHLWQVKRPGSARRK, encoded by the exons ATGGATGTGGAGGTGAGTGCTGGCAGGGACAGCACCTGGAGGAGAGCAGCGGCAGCAACAGcagatgatgatggtggtggtggtggtggtggaggaggggtCATGGAGGCTCAGGTTGTACCGCTGGAGCTGTACGACTCTGCAAGAGCCAAAATAGACGCAAATCTCCGCTGGTTGTTTGCCAAAGCCTATGGTACAG ATCATGTTCCTGCAGACCTGCGGGACCCCTTCTACACAGACCAGTATGAGCAGGAACACATCAAACCCCCCATCATCCGCATGCTGCAGTCTGGAGAGCTCTACTGTCGTGTGTGCGGGCTCATCCTTCACGCCGAGCAGGCCGCCtcactccaaaaccaccagTCTGTCATCCAGGCTCTGTCGAGAAAAGGCATCTATGTCCTGGAGACCGACAACACACCAGTTTCTGATCTGGATCTCAGCGCCTCTCCCATCAAAATG AGCGCCCACATCCACCTCATTGATTCCTTGATGATGGCCTATACGGTGGAGATGATCAGCATAGAGAAGGTGGTGTCCAGTGTCAAGCGCTTAACCTTCAGTGCCTCAAAGGAGCTTCCTTATGACCTGGAAGATGCAATGTTGTTTTGGATCAACAAG GTGAACATAAAGTTGAGGGAGATCACAGAAAAAGAGTGTAAAATGAAGCAACATCTTCTTGAGTCACCCAGTCACCAGAAG GTGCGTTACCGCAGAGATCACCTATCAGGGCGGACGCTCCAGCACTTTCCCTTGTTGGACGACCTGTTGAAGGACGTGTGTGATGGCACAGCTCTGCTGGCTGTGATCCACTTTTATTGCCCAGAACTCGTTAGACTTGAAG ATATCTGTCTGAAGGAGGTTCCCTCTATCGGTGAAAGTGTTTACAATATCCAACTACTGAGGGAGTTTTCAAACGAGTATTTGAACAAATGCTTCTATCTGAAGCCTGAAGACCTGCTGTACTCCCCACCGGTACTAAAG AATAATGTGATGGTCTTCATTGCCGAGCTGTTTTGGTGGTTTGAGAGTGTGAAGCCAGACTTTGTTCAACCCCGGGATCTTCAGGAAATCAGAGATg TGAGACTGCTGCTGCAGCCTAAAACTTCTCGATCCTATGTACCCATCTCCAACATCACTACACGAAGTTTCCTGACATCATCGCACTCTGCTGACACCCTAGCCACACCCACAAGCCCTGACCTCAG CACTAAATCAAGCTCCACAAGCCCATCTCTGCTGCCTCTGAGACAGAGACAACAGAAAGTGGTTGAGGAGACCacttcag ATATAAGGCATAGGCCTAACTCTCTGATAGGTCCAGATGTGCAACATCAGGGCTCCAAAATGGCCTGGCCAGACAGAAGGGCGAG GCCTTTATCCCAGCCTGCACCCTATGCCCTGCATTTTGCCCCAGAGGATGATGCAGACAGTATCAGTCTCGCTCGCTCCATTAGCAAAGACAGCTTAGCCTCCAACATAATGAGCATTACTCCTAAACACATGCTGGGTGCGGGTCTGTCTCAGCATAGACTTAGTGGTCAAAGCCTGCTTAGTCACATGCGCATagaggatgaagaagaggaaatAGAAGAGGAGGAACTGGTTGCCGTTATCCACCCTTCTGTATTTTCTAGACATCGAATCGGGAGCAACATGGAGCAGGATGAGCTGGAAATGCAGAGTGCAGCTCCTGCCTCAAAAGTATGTAATGCTTCTCGTCCTCCCTGTTTCGATGCGGGCCCTTTTACTCTGGACTGCCGAGGCGACAGCTATTATCTGGAGCCTTTGTTGCCCGCCATCCCTAAAATGGCCAAAGAGAAAAGCATCAGCCTGAACAAGCAGGAGGAGAGCGGTGAAAGTCGCTGCAGAGGTATgggaaatgcaagaaatgcaatCACCAGTGTCCAGTGGACCTCACAGAGGAAATCCCCCAGCGCCTGTACACCCACGCAAGTGGTGGAATCAGTTCCTAGCTCTCTCAGGCAACTGATCGAGGATTCAGCAGTCGACTCTCAGCCTGGAAAGAAGCAATCTGAAGGCTTTTTCCTTCACTTGTCAGACGAGCCAGACCAGCACAGTTCTTTCTCCACAGATTGCATGCCTGAGGCAGGGCCCGATTCTGACTCTGACATTGCAGACctggaggaggatgaagaggaagaagatcaGATGGAGCTGATGAAAGAGGAGGTGAAGGGAGGGAGGGGAAAGTGCCCAGAAGAGGATGACACGGCTGAATTTGGAGAGGGCGAGTCAGCCAAACTCAGAGAAGACATGAAGGTGAGCGAGCGGGAGGATAAGGAAGATTGCAGTGGGCGCTCTAGCCCTTGCCCTAGTACCATATCATGGGCAAGCAGCTGCAGTGCTTCGGGCAGCGCCAGTGTCAAGATGACCAGCTTTGCAGAGAGAAAACTCCTCAAACTTGGCCTCCGTGACGGATACTCAAGTACCagcagctcccaaaagacaacaCCTGATGGCTCTGATGTCGCCCCCTGCCCTCCCTGGCAACTGAGGAATGATTCCGCCTCGGGTTTGCTGGGTAAAGAACCGAGCACTGTGATGGGGAAGAATACGGCACTTAGTTCTCCAGTTGTGCCTTCAGAGCTACTGCAACTTCACATGCAACTGGAAGAGCAGAGACGTGCGATCGAATATCAGAAGAAAAAGATGGAGACGGTCTCAGCCAGGCAGAGATTAAAGCTTGGGAAAGCTGCTTTCTTGAACATTGTTAAGAAGGGTGGCGGGCGCAGCGACACTCTTCCTTTACCCCTCAAACACTCCAAGGAATCCTTGGAGCTAACATCCGCTGACAGGAATAAAGCGAAGAGCCAGACCAGCAGAGATGATTCTTGTCTTGATGCTCTAAAGGTTCAGACAAAAGGAGGTCAAAGAGAGGAAGGACCGATGAACACAGACAACAGATTAAATGCTCTCTCCCAGGATAACGGAGCTGAACCTGATATAAATGAGTGCTCCCGTTCCATAGAGCTGCTCAACGAAGCTATTAGTTCTATTCAGCAGCAGATGATGCAGCTCTCATTACAGCAAAACCTGCTCATGAAGCAGAGCGTGGCCTCCCCTCCAGACTCGGTGCCGCCAGGCCCAAGCACACCCCCTGACACAAACCCAACACAACAAACACCTTCTACCTCAGACTCCAGATCTTATGCAGTTCACTTTGTAGATATCAGTGGCGACTGTGCTGCACCAACTCGCCGTCCTCCCAAGCTTAGCTCCAGCCAGCGCAGCAAAGCCTCAGAGCTGAAACAGAGTAAAGAAAACAGCAAGAGTGTCAAAAAATCAAACATCCAACTTCCAGAATGTGCTGaaggggaggaggtggagagtACTGCTGAGAGCTCTAGGACTGAGAGAAGCCTTCAGAGAAACACCACCTTCAGGGTTCAAGACAGCGCAGGAGAGGGAACAGGGCGCCTCTCAGACAAACTCAAATCACCAGACCCACCAGTTATCTCCAGTACGACTCAATCTCCGTCACAGGATGGAGAGCGGGAGGAGGACGCAGCTGTCAGGTCAAGGACGGAGGTTGCCAGTGGGGAGGAGAGCACAAGGGTCAAGGGTCAGCTGATTGAAGTCGACTTGTCAGAGCTCAAAGATCCACTGGAGGATGGCAGTGTAGACACCCCAGACTGCGTGGCAGAAGGCGAGCAGAAGAACGTGTTGGGCTTCTTCTTCAAG GATGATGAAAAGGCAGAGGACGAAATGGCGAAACGTCGTGCTGCCTTCCTCCTCAAACAGCAGCGCAAAGCCGAAGAGGCGAGACTACGCAAACTTCAGCAAGAGGCTGAGAGCGAGCTCAAGCGTGATGAGGCCCG GCGAAAGGCTGAAGAGGATCGCATTCGTAAGGAGGAAGAGAAGGCGCGGCGAGAGCTGATTAAGCAGGAATACTTAAGGCGGAAGCAACAAGCCCTGATGGAAGAGCAGGGTCTAGTCAAACCTCGCCCACGGACCAAAGCCCGCAGGAACAGGCCTAAATCGCTGCACCGTGAAGAGTACAGCGGTCTCTCCAAAGGATCCGCTACAC GTAATTCTCTGAAGGTTTCCATGTTGATCAAAGCCCAGGACTCTGCAGcaggctgcaggggag CCGATCTGAGCTGCAGTCATCGAGGATCAACGCTCTCTTTGGCGACCGACGCAGACAGCGTTATCTCTGGAGGGGCAGAGTCAAACAG GGCTGGATCTGTGTGCTCTATGGAGTCATTCCCCCTAAGCAGGGCCTCCAGCAGGAACATGGAACGGGACTGGGAGAATGGCTCCATAGCCTCTTCCATCACTTCGAATGAGTATACCG GTCCTAAACTCTTCAAGGAGCCGAGCTCCAAGTCCAACAAGCCAATCATCATCAATGCCATCGCCCACTGCTGCCTGGCCGGAAAGGTTAATGAAGTGCAGAAGAACGTTGTTCTTGAG GAGCTAGAAAAGTGCGAGTCCAATCACCTGATCATCCTCTTCCGTGACGGCGGGTGCCAGTTCCGCGCCATTTACTCGTACTCTCCGGACACTGAGGAGATCATCAAGTTTTCAGGAACAGGACCGCGCATCATCAACCGGAAGATGATCGACAAGCTCTACAAGTACAGCTCAGACCGCAAGCAGTTCACTGTCATCCCCGCCAAGACTGTGTCGGTCAGCGTGGACGCTCTGACCATCCACAATCACCTGTGGCAGGTCAAGAGACCAGGGAGTGCACGGAGAAAATGA
- the camsap1a gene encoding calmodulin-regulated spectrin-associated protein 1a isoform X4, with product MDVEVSAGRDSTWRRAAAATADDDGGGGGGGGGVMEAQVVPLELYDSARAKIDANLRWLFAKAYGTDHVPADLRDPFYTDQYEQEHIKPPIIRMLQSGELYCRVCGLILHAEQAASLQNHQSVIQALSRKGIYVLETDNTPVSDLDLSASPIKMSAHIHLIDSLMMAYTVEMISIEKVVSSVKRLTFSASKELPYDLEDAMLFWINKVNIKLREITEKECKMKQHLLESPSHQKPDILHALAHCLLEPVEFSRVVRYRRDHLSGRTLQHFPLLDDLLKDVCDGTALLAVIHFYCPELVRLEDICLKEVPSIGESVYNIQLLREFSNEYLNKCFYLKPEDLLYSPPVLKNNVMVFIAELFWWFESVKPDFVQPRDLQEIRDVRLLLQPKTSRSYVPISNITTRSFLTSSHSADTLATPTSPDLSTKSSSTSPSLLPLRQRQQKVVEETTSDIRHRPNSLIGPDVQHQGSKMAWPDRRARPLSQPAPYALHFAPEDDADSISLARSISKDSLASNIMSITPKHMLGAGLSQHRLSGQSLLSHMRIEDEEEEIEEEELVAVIHPSVFSRHRIGSNMEQDELEMQSAAPASKVCNASRPPCFDAGPFTLDCRGDSYYLEPLLPAIPKMAKEKSISLNKQEESGESRCRGMGNARNAITSVQWTSQRKSPSACTPTQVVESVPSSLRQLIEDSAVDSQPGKKQSEGFFLHLSDEPDQHSSFSTDCMPEAGPDSDSDIADLEEDEEEEDQMELMKEEVKGGRGKCPEEDDTAEFGEGESAKLREDMKVSEREDKEDCSGRSSPCPSTISWASSCSASGSASVKMTSFAERKLLKLGLRDGYSSTSSSQKTTPDGSDVAPCPPWQLRNDSASGLLGKEPSTVMGKNTALSSPVVPSELLQLHMQLEEQRRAIEYQKKKMETVSARQRLKLGKAAFLNIVKKGGGRSDTLPLPLKHSKESLELTSADRNKAKSQTSRDDSCLDALKVQTKGGQREEGPMNTDNRLNALSQDNGAEPDINECSRSIELLNEAISSIQQQMMQLSLQQNLLMKQSVASPPDSVPPGPSTPPDTNPTQQTPSTSDSRSYAVHFVDISGDCAAPTRRPPKLSSSQRSKASELKQSKENSKSVKKSNIQLPECAEGEEVESTAESSRTERSLQRNTTFRVQDSAGEGTGRLSDKLKSPDPPVISSTTQSPSQDGEREEDAAVRSRTEVASGEESTRVKGQLIEVDLSELKDPLEDGSVDTPDCVAEGEQKNVLGFFFKDDEKAEDEMAKRRAAFLLKQQRKAEEARLRKLQQEAESELKRDEARRKAEEDRIRKEEEKARRELIKQEYLRRKQQALMEEQGLVKPRPRTKARRNRPKSLHREEYSGLSKGSATPDLSCSHRGSTLSLATDADSVISGGAESNRAGSVCSMESFPLSRASSRNMERDWENGSIASSITSNEYTGPKLFKEPSSKSNKPIIINAIAHCCLAGKVNEVQKNVVLEELEKCESNHLIILFRDGGCQFRAIYSYSPDTEEIIKFSGTGPRIINRKMIDKLYKYSSDRKQFTVIPAKTVSVSVDALTIHNHLWQVKRPGSARRK from the exons ATGGATGTGGAGGTGAGTGCTGGCAGGGACAGCACCTGGAGGAGAGCAGCGGCAGCAACAGcagatgatgatggtggtggtggtggtggtggaggaggggtCATGGAGGCTCAGGTTGTACCGCTGGAGCTGTACGACTCTGCAAGAGCCAAAATAGACGCAAATCTCCGCTGGTTGTTTGCCAAAGCCTATGGTACAG ATCATGTTCCTGCAGACCTGCGGGACCCCTTCTACACAGACCAGTATGAGCAGGAACACATCAAACCCCCCATCATCCGCATGCTGCAGTCTGGAGAGCTCTACTGTCGTGTGTGCGGGCTCATCCTTCACGCCGAGCAGGCCGCCtcactccaaaaccaccagTCTGTCATCCAGGCTCTGTCGAGAAAAGGCATCTATGTCCTGGAGACCGACAACACACCAGTTTCTGATCTGGATCTCAGCGCCTCTCCCATCAAAATG AGCGCCCACATCCACCTCATTGATTCCTTGATGATGGCCTATACGGTGGAGATGATCAGCATAGAGAAGGTGGTGTCCAGTGTCAAGCGCTTAACCTTCAGTGCCTCAAAGGAGCTTCCTTATGACCTGGAAGATGCAATGTTGTTTTGGATCAACAAG GTGAACATAAAGTTGAGGGAGATCACAGAAAAAGAGTGTAAAATGAAGCAACATCTTCTTGAGTCACCCAGTCACCAGAAG CCTGATATCTTGCATGCTCTGGCTCATTGCTTACTGGAACCTGTGGAGTTTTCTCGTGTG GTGCGTTACCGCAGAGATCACCTATCAGGGCGGACGCTCCAGCACTTTCCCTTGTTGGACGACCTGTTGAAGGACGTGTGTGATGGCACAGCTCTGCTGGCTGTGATCCACTTTTATTGCCCAGAACTCGTTAGACTTGAAG ATATCTGTCTGAAGGAGGTTCCCTCTATCGGTGAAAGTGTTTACAATATCCAACTACTGAGGGAGTTTTCAAACGAGTATTTGAACAAATGCTTCTATCTGAAGCCTGAAGACCTGCTGTACTCCCCACCGGTACTAAAG AATAATGTGATGGTCTTCATTGCCGAGCTGTTTTGGTGGTTTGAGAGTGTGAAGCCAGACTTTGTTCAACCCCGGGATCTTCAGGAAATCAGAGATg TGAGACTGCTGCTGCAGCCTAAAACTTCTCGATCCTATGTACCCATCTCCAACATCACTACACGAAGTTTCCTGACATCATCGCACTCTGCTGACACCCTAGCCACACCCACAAGCCCTGACCTCAG CACTAAATCAAGCTCCACAAGCCCATCTCTGCTGCCTCTGAGACAGAGACAACAGAAAGTGGTTGAGGAGACCacttcag ATATAAGGCATAGGCCTAACTCTCTGATAGGTCCAGATGTGCAACATCAGGGCTCCAAAATGGCCTGGCCAGACAGAAGGGCGAG GCCTTTATCCCAGCCTGCACCCTATGCCCTGCATTTTGCCCCAGAGGATGATGCAGACAGTATCAGTCTCGCTCGCTCCATTAGCAAAGACAGCTTAGCCTCCAACATAATGAGCATTACTCCTAAACACATGCTGGGTGCGGGTCTGTCTCAGCATAGACTTAGTGGTCAAAGCCTGCTTAGTCACATGCGCATagaggatgaagaagaggaaatAGAAGAGGAGGAACTGGTTGCCGTTATCCACCCTTCTGTATTTTCTAGACATCGAATCGGGAGCAACATGGAGCAGGATGAGCTGGAAATGCAGAGTGCAGCTCCTGCCTCAAAAGTATGTAATGCTTCTCGTCCTCCCTGTTTCGATGCGGGCCCTTTTACTCTGGACTGCCGAGGCGACAGCTATTATCTGGAGCCTTTGTTGCCCGCCATCCCTAAAATGGCCAAAGAGAAAAGCATCAGCCTGAACAAGCAGGAGGAGAGCGGTGAAAGTCGCTGCAGAGGTATgggaaatgcaagaaatgcaatCACCAGTGTCCAGTGGACCTCACAGAGGAAATCCCCCAGCGCCTGTACACCCACGCAAGTGGTGGAATCAGTTCCTAGCTCTCTCAGGCAACTGATCGAGGATTCAGCAGTCGACTCTCAGCCTGGAAAGAAGCAATCTGAAGGCTTTTTCCTTCACTTGTCAGACGAGCCAGACCAGCACAGTTCTTTCTCCACAGATTGCATGCCTGAGGCAGGGCCCGATTCTGACTCTGACATTGCAGACctggaggaggatgaagaggaagaagatcaGATGGAGCTGATGAAAGAGGAGGTGAAGGGAGGGAGGGGAAAGTGCCCAGAAGAGGATGACACGGCTGAATTTGGAGAGGGCGAGTCAGCCAAACTCAGAGAAGACATGAAGGTGAGCGAGCGGGAGGATAAGGAAGATTGCAGTGGGCGCTCTAGCCCTTGCCCTAGTACCATATCATGGGCAAGCAGCTGCAGTGCTTCGGGCAGCGCCAGTGTCAAGATGACCAGCTTTGCAGAGAGAAAACTCCTCAAACTTGGCCTCCGTGACGGATACTCAAGTACCagcagctcccaaaagacaacaCCTGATGGCTCTGATGTCGCCCCCTGCCCTCCCTGGCAACTGAGGAATGATTCCGCCTCGGGTTTGCTGGGTAAAGAACCGAGCACTGTGATGGGGAAGAATACGGCACTTAGTTCTCCAGTTGTGCCTTCAGAGCTACTGCAACTTCACATGCAACTGGAAGAGCAGAGACGTGCGATCGAATATCAGAAGAAAAAGATGGAGACGGTCTCAGCCAGGCAGAGATTAAAGCTTGGGAAAGCTGCTTTCTTGAACATTGTTAAGAAGGGTGGCGGGCGCAGCGACACTCTTCCTTTACCCCTCAAACACTCCAAGGAATCCTTGGAGCTAACATCCGCTGACAGGAATAAAGCGAAGAGCCAGACCAGCAGAGATGATTCTTGTCTTGATGCTCTAAAGGTTCAGACAAAAGGAGGTCAAAGAGAGGAAGGACCGATGAACACAGACAACAGATTAAATGCTCTCTCCCAGGATAACGGAGCTGAACCTGATATAAATGAGTGCTCCCGTTCCATAGAGCTGCTCAACGAAGCTATTAGTTCTATTCAGCAGCAGATGATGCAGCTCTCATTACAGCAAAACCTGCTCATGAAGCAGAGCGTGGCCTCCCCTCCAGACTCGGTGCCGCCAGGCCCAAGCACACCCCCTGACACAAACCCAACACAACAAACACCTTCTACCTCAGACTCCAGATCTTATGCAGTTCACTTTGTAGATATCAGTGGCGACTGTGCTGCACCAACTCGCCGTCCTCCCAAGCTTAGCTCCAGCCAGCGCAGCAAAGCCTCAGAGCTGAAACAGAGTAAAGAAAACAGCAAGAGTGTCAAAAAATCAAACATCCAACTTCCAGAATGTGCTGaaggggaggaggtggagagtACTGCTGAGAGCTCTAGGACTGAGAGAAGCCTTCAGAGAAACACCACCTTCAGGGTTCAAGACAGCGCAGGAGAGGGAACAGGGCGCCTCTCAGACAAACTCAAATCACCAGACCCACCAGTTATCTCCAGTACGACTCAATCTCCGTCACAGGATGGAGAGCGGGAGGAGGACGCAGCTGTCAGGTCAAGGACGGAGGTTGCCAGTGGGGAGGAGAGCACAAGGGTCAAGGGTCAGCTGATTGAAGTCGACTTGTCAGAGCTCAAAGATCCACTGGAGGATGGCAGTGTAGACACCCCAGACTGCGTGGCAGAAGGCGAGCAGAAGAACGTGTTGGGCTTCTTCTTCAAG GATGATGAAAAGGCAGAGGACGAAATGGCGAAACGTCGTGCTGCCTTCCTCCTCAAACAGCAGCGCAAAGCCGAAGAGGCGAGACTACGCAAACTTCAGCAAGAGGCTGAGAGCGAGCTCAAGCGTGATGAGGCCCG GCGAAAGGCTGAAGAGGATCGCATTCGTAAGGAGGAAGAGAAGGCGCGGCGAGAGCTGATTAAGCAGGAATACTTAAGGCGGAAGCAACAAGCCCTGATGGAAGAGCAGGGTCTAGTCAAACCTCGCCCACGGACCAAAGCCCGCAGGAACAGGCCTAAATCGCTGCACCGTGAAGAGTACAGCGGTCTCTCCAAAGGATCCGCTACAC CCGATCTGAGCTGCAGTCATCGAGGATCAACGCTCTCTTTGGCGACCGACGCAGACAGCGTTATCTCTGGAGGGGCAGAGTCAAACAG GGCTGGATCTGTGTGCTCTATGGAGTCATTCCCCCTAAGCAGGGCCTCCAGCAGGAACATGGAACGGGACTGGGAGAATGGCTCCATAGCCTCTTCCATCACTTCGAATGAGTATACCG GTCCTAAACTCTTCAAGGAGCCGAGCTCCAAGTCCAACAAGCCAATCATCATCAATGCCATCGCCCACTGCTGCCTGGCCGGAAAGGTTAATGAAGTGCAGAAGAACGTTGTTCTTGAG GAGCTAGAAAAGTGCGAGTCCAATCACCTGATCATCCTCTTCCGTGACGGCGGGTGCCAGTTCCGCGCCATTTACTCGTACTCTCCGGACACTGAGGAGATCATCAAGTTTTCAGGAACAGGACCGCGCATCATCAACCGGAAGATGATCGACAAGCTCTACAAGTACAGCTCAGACCGCAAGCAGTTCACTGTCATCCCCGCCAAGACTGTGTCGGTCAGCGTGGACGCTCTGACCATCCACAATCACCTGTGGCAGGTCAAGAGACCAGGGAGTGCACGGAGAAAATGA